One genomic window of Providencia hangzhouensis includes the following:
- a CDS encoding helix-turn-helix domain-containing protein: MSVYNTEISNSFIGQQVRKRRLLLGWSASTLGKKSGLSQQQISRYERGTQNFTIYRLCIFANILECDLNYFLGHETDLGYPL; this comes from the coding sequence ATGAGCGTATATAACACTGAAATTTCTAATAGTTTTATTGGGCAGCAGGTTCGCAAACGCCGCCTTCTTTTAGGTTGGTCTGCGAGTACATTGGGGAAAAAATCAGGCTTGAGCCAACAACAAATTTCACGCTATGAAAGAGGAACACAGAATTTCACTATTTATCGTTTATGTATATTTGCAAATATACTGGAATGTGACTTAAATTACTTTTTGGGGCATGAAACTGATCTTGGCTACCCATTATAA
- a CDS encoding LysR substrate-binding domain-containing protein, with protein sequence MNISQLKSFVEVVRSDFNITNAAEKLYTSQPTVSKQLKILEDELNVSLFNRKNNNLLSLSPIGEKVHHVACDILAQFDKIKSIVSHEDSTIKQNLHIATTHTQIRYKLPQVIERFNARYPNISLHFHQGAPAQIAEMVNNGDVDFAIATESMHLYDDLLVMPCYQWSRSIIVPHDHPLAQCEQLKIEDLAGYPLITYVFGFTGHSKLDQVFYQHKLTPNVVLTAVDTEIIKYYVKRGAGVGIISTVAFDPEEDSEALRCIDISHLVKPSYTHVCINRHMHLKDYMYDFISHYAPHLDLNYIHQPNQWVPTEQSERDQLYRELPEL encoded by the coding sequence ATGAACATTAGTCAGCTTAAAAGCTTTGTTGAAGTAGTGAGGAGTGATTTTAATATCACCAATGCGGCTGAAAAATTGTATACCTCTCAGCCAACTGTCAGTAAACAACTTAAAATATTGGAAGATGAGTTAAACGTTTCATTATTCAATCGAAAAAATAATAACTTATTGTCGCTGAGCCCGATTGGTGAAAAAGTTCATCATGTTGCGTGTGATATTCTTGCGCAGTTCGATAAAATTAAAAGTATCGTGTCTCATGAAGACTCGACGATAAAACAAAACCTGCATATTGCAACAACTCACACACAGATCCGCTATAAATTGCCTCAAGTGATTGAGCGTTTTAACGCACGCTATCCCAATATTTCTTTGCATTTCCATCAAGGTGCGCCTGCTCAGATTGCAGAGATGGTAAACAATGGCGATGTGGACTTTGCCATTGCGACCGAGTCTATGCACCTTTATGATGATTTATTGGTGATGCCTTGTTACCAATGGTCTCGCAGTATTATTGTTCCACATGACCACCCATTGGCTCAATGTGAACAGCTTAAGATTGAAGACCTTGCAGGCTACCCGCTAATTACTTATGTTTTTGGTTTTACAGGGCATTCAAAGCTCGACCAAGTCTTTTATCAACATAAATTAACGCCAAATGTTGTTTTAACTGCCGTAGATACTGAAATAATTAAATACTATGTAAAACGGGGTGCTGGGGTCGGTATTATTTCAACCGTGGCTTTTGACCCAGAGGAAGATAGCGAAGCATTACGTTGTATTGATATCAGCCACTTAGTAAAGCCAAGTTATACACATGTATGTATTAACCGGCACATGCATTTAAAAGATTATATGTATGATTTTATCTCTCATTACGCACCTCACCTTGATTTGAATTATATTCATCAGCCGAATCAATGGGTACCGACAGAACAAAGCGAGCGTGATCAGTTATACCGAGAATTGCCAGAATTGTAA
- a CDS encoding fimbrial protein, with amino-acid sequence MNISRLFRGTVLVAGISFVSSGALALDASVQIKGKIKLMGCEVDTGSKDQTVDFKRVNVPVSYPSGSVVAEKPFTIKLQNCESTAVADVSMSGTPDSFNADYFALDSTSQDSAKGIALRIKSTNGDVQNPSGKVVTWRFNSSSSEQLLTYNGALIKTSDITNGKVNVNAEFSVNYR; translated from the coding sequence ATGAACATAAGCCGTTTATTCAGGGGAACTGTTTTAGTCGCAGGTATAAGCTTCGTTTCATCAGGGGCACTGGCTTTGGATGCTTCTGTTCAGATTAAAGGCAAAATAAAATTGATGGGATGCGAGGTTGATACCGGATCAAAAGATCAAACTGTTGATTTTAAAAGGGTCAATGTGCCGGTGAGTTACCCTTCAGGAAGTGTTGTAGCCGAGAAACCATTTACGATTAAACTACAAAATTGTGAATCAACCGCAGTTGCTGATGTTTCGATGAGTGGTACCCCAGATAGTTTTAATGCGGATTATTTTGCATTAGATTCTACGAGCCAAGATTCAGCAAAAGGAATCGCACTGCGTATTAAATCAACAAATGGGGATGTTCAGAACCCTTCAGGTAAAGTAGTGACATGGCGTTTTAATTCATCAAGTAGTGAACAATTATTAACATATAATGGTGCATTAATTAAGACGAGTGATATCACTAACGGTAAAGTGAATGTAAATGCAGAGTTTAGCGTTAATTATCGTTAA
- a CDS encoding M20 metallopeptidase family protein, giving the protein MTNKYNISEKLFALETFSKKTRQDLHKIPELSGQEFKTSQYCRELMESFGYNIRLFEGYTGFTAELIVDPTKRLIAYRTDIDGLEMPDLTCNEHSSVHEGCAHNCGHDTHMTIALTAAKYLSENRSELTHNVRFIFQMAEEDMRVPGANKMVEMGCMEGVDEVYGLHNDAAFETGYIKFNSGVMSSYGSAWTLDVHGVSAHGSTPHKGLDAIREATRIIDYMDYIVAKKTDPFSPAVFGCGMINGGTIPNALADHVQARGTIRSMDEETDKILKASFHEIVARSEGGGFKTTLEASGYPAVVNHPQAAKVIYDAAAAFLPIEQIDSNGKPMTGSEDFSYMINATKDKLGAMYFLGSGNQAKGINNYLHANPYFVDDDCLLIGAQIFINIATR; this is encoded by the coding sequence ACCTCACAATATTGCCGTGAATTGATGGAAAGCTTTGGCTATAACATTCGTTTATTCGAAGGCTACACAGGTTTTACCGCTGAATTGATTGTCGACCCAACAAAGCGCTTGATTGCCTATCGTACTGACATTGATGGCCTTGAAATGCCTGATTTAACGTGCAATGAGCACAGTTCTGTCCATGAAGGCTGCGCTCATAACTGTGGACATGATACCCACATGACCATCGCTTTAACGGCAGCGAAGTACCTCAGTGAAAACCGTTCTGAGCTCACCCATAACGTCCGCTTTATCTTCCAAATGGCAGAAGAAGATATGCGTGTGCCAGGTGCTAACAAAATGGTAGAAATGGGGTGTATGGAAGGAGTAGACGAAGTTTACGGCCTACACAATGATGCTGCATTTGAAACGGGTTATATTAAATTCAATTCTGGGGTTATGTCCTCATACGGCTCAGCGTGGACACTAGATGTCCACGGTGTTTCTGCCCACGGCTCAACCCCTCATAAAGGGTTAGATGCTATCCGCGAAGCAACGCGTATCATTGATTATATGGACTACATTGTTGCCAAAAAAACTGATCCTTTCAGCCCTGCCGTATTTGGTTGCGGCATGATTAACGGCGGAACCATCCCAAATGCGCTGGCGGATCATGTGCAAGCACGCGGAACGATCCGTTCAATGGATGAAGAAACGGACAAAATATTAAAAGCCAGCTTCCATGAAATTGTGGCTCGTAGTGAAGGCGGTGGGTTTAAAACAACACTGGAAGCCAGCGGATATCCTGCCGTTGTCAACCACCCACAAGCAGCCAAAGTGATTTATGATGCCGCTGCCGCCTTCTTACCGATTGAGCAGATTGATTCAAATGGTAAGCCAATGACTGGCAGTGAAGACTTCAGTTATATGATCAATGCCACTAAAGATAAACTCGGTGCCATGTACTTCTTAGGAAGTGGTAATCAAGCAAAAGGGATTAATAATTACTTACATGCTAACCCTTATTTTGTTGATGACGATTGTTTACTGATTGGCGCTCAAATTTTTATTAATATTGCCACTCGTTAG